DNA from Herpetosiphonaceae bacterium:
GCGGGAGCGCGCTTGATGAACTCGGCATCCCCGATCTGCAACTGCCCTTCGATCAACTCCTTGACCAGCAGGCCGTTCGTGACAAACCAGGGATTGCTGCGCTCACGATTCCAGTCGGTAATCTCCATGCGCGCCTTGTCGAAGTACTGCACCTGACGCGCGCCGCCATTCGACTGGGTATAGACTTCGGCGCGAGCTACGAGGCCTGACGGCCCCCACATCCACGAGCGATCGACCTGCCGCGCGGCCACCACCTGATCAGTGCGCGTCCACACGTTCCTGAGCGATGGATCGACAAAGTCCTTGGCGGGACCGTTGACGAAGCTGGGCGCTCCCTTGACGCCGCCCAGGCTGGTGCTATATGCCGTAGCGCTCGTCGTCGGCGTCGCCGTGGCGGGCGTGCCCGTCGTCGTCGGCGTCGCCGTGGCGGGCGTGCCCGTCGTCGTTGGCGTCGTGCTGGTCGGCGTTGTCGCGGTGGGGCTGACAGCCGGCGGCGTGGTTGGCTGTACGGCCACGCCCGCAGGATCGAAGTAGAAATCGTAGGCGATGAACTGGCTGCCGATGTCGCCGACGTTCTTGATCTGCGCGAAGTAGAAGCCGTCGACGGGCGGCTGGAACGCGATGCTTGGATCGAGCGTGCCGCCGGTGTCGTCACTGAAGTCAAGGATCGTCGCGCCGTCGCGATCGACCAGGATCAGCACCGGGTCGGCACCTGGGCGCGATTTGCTATCCACGCGCAGCGTATAGCGCTGGCCGGTCTTGGCGAAGAAGCGCACCCAGTCGGCATCGCCAGCGGGGCAGAACTTGTGGTTCGGCTGCACCTCGCGCACAACGACCAATCGCGCCTGCTCCGGCACGCCGTCGGGCTCGAACAGGTCGGTGCATAGCTCGGCGACAAGCGTCGGCGTCGGGCCGTAGCTCTCGCTCTGAAGCTCGACCGTGTATTTGAGATCCCTGCCGCCACGGCCAGCGTCGTCGCGCACCTTGATGTAGTAGGTGCCGTTGGCAGGCGCGCGCCAGGATTGAATGCGCGGCTTGATGTCGCTGGGATCGTTGTTGCGGGGGAAGTCGTTGTTGAAGGCCAGCAAGTTCCCGGCAGAGTCGTACAG
Protein-coding regions in this window:
- a CDS encoding PPC domain-containing protein, producing MRVSCTTDSSISASQIVTTTVTVNGNTPTATPRATSTPTPTGTTGPTPTPGPVCLDRFEPDNLISQAREILPDVPQNHVICPTGDEDFLHFGGIAGKVYTIDISAMDNGIDLTLSLYDSAGNLLAFNNDFPRNNDPSDIKPRIQSWRAPANGTYYIKVRDDAGRGGRDLKYTVELQSESYGPTPTLVAELCTDLFEPDGVPEQARLVVVREVQPNHKFCPAGDADWVRFFAKTGQRYTLRVDSKSRPGADPVLILVDRDGATILDFSDDTGGTLDPSIAFQPPVDGFYFAQIKNVGDIGSQFIAYDFYFDPAGVAVQPTTPPAVSPTATTPTSTTPTTTGTPATATPTTTGTPATATPTTSATAYSTSLGGVKGAPSFVNGPAKDFVDPSLRNVWTRTDQVVAARQVDRSWMWGPSGLVARAEVYTQSNGGARQVQYFDKARMEITDWNRERSNPWFVTNGLLVKELIEGQLQIGDAEFIKRAPAEIAVAGDADDAKAPTYASFARHTARVADRTGQVAVATLRRDGSTAALPESSVSKDAARLAHYVSETGHNIPQVFWDFLNARGPVGNGQQHDVLVDWVFAMGYPVSEPYWTKVKVGGVERDVLVQAFQRRVLTYTPTNPEGWKVEMGNVGRHYYTWRYGKQP